From the Lancefieldella sp. Marseille-Q7238 genome, one window contains:
- the eno gene encoding phosphopyruvate hydratase — protein sequence MSQIYDVHAREVLDSRGNPTVEVEVVLDDGSFGRAIVPSGASTGEFEAVELRDGDKSRYLGKGVLKAVEHVNTEIRDLVIGMDAEDQRGLDLAMIKLDGTPNKGRLGANAILGVSLAVAHAAAASAELPLYAYLGGANGHTLPVPMMNVLNGGVHADNNVDFQEFMIMPVGAPDFTTALRWCAQVYHTLKNTLKSAGLSTGVGDEGGFAPDLNSNEEPLEYLAKAVTEAGFELGKDFRFAMDPASSEFYNKETGKYELKGEGRSLTAEEMVAYYEEMVEKFPIISIEDGLAEEDWDGWKVLTDHLGKKIQLVGDDLFVTNTERLKKGIELHAGNSILIKVNQIGTLTESLEAIEMAKRAGYTAVVSHRSGETEDTTIADLVVATNAGQIKTGAPARTERVAKYNQLLRIEDDLGDGAEYLGIDAFYNLR from the coding sequence ATGAGCCAGATTTATGATGTTCACGCACGCGAAGTCCTCGATTCCCGCGGCAACCCAACCGTTGAAGTTGAAGTTGTTCTCGATGACGGCTCCTTTGGTCGCGCAATCGTTCCTTCCGGCGCTTCTACCGGTGAGTTTGAGGCTGTAGAGCTTCGCGATGGCGACAAGAGCCGCTACCTTGGCAAGGGCGTCCTGAAGGCAGTCGAGCATGTCAATACTGAGATTCGTGATCTCGTTATCGGCATGGACGCAGAGGATCAGCGCGGTCTTGACCTCGCAATGATTAAGCTTGATGGCACTCCCAACAAGGGTCGCCTTGGTGCAAACGCCATTCTTGGTGTTTCCCTGGCAGTTGCTCATGCGGCAGCCGCTTCTGCAGAGCTTCCTCTGTACGCATATCTTGGTGGCGCAAACGGCCATACGCTTCCTGTCCCTATGATGAACGTCCTGAACGGTGGCGTCCACGCTGACAACAACGTTGACTTCCAGGAGTTCATGATTATGCCCGTAGGTGCTCCTGACTTTACCACCGCACTTCGTTGGTGTGCACAGGTTTACCACACCCTCAAGAACACCCTCAAGTCCGCTGGTCTTTCCACTGGCGTTGGTGATGAGGGTGGCTTTGCACCAGACCTTAACTCCAATGAGGAGCCTCTTGAGTATCTCGCTAAAGCAGTCACCGAGGCCGGCTTTGAGCTTGGCAAGGACTTCCGCTTTGCTATGGACCCCGCGTCTTCCGAGTTCTATAACAAGGAGACCGGCAAGTATGAGCTCAAGGGCGAGGGTCGCTCCCTTACCGCTGAGGAAATGGTTGCTTACTACGAGGAAATGGTCGAGAAGTTCCCCATCATTTCCATCGAAGACGGTCTTGCAGAGGAAGACTGGGACGGCTGGAAGGTTCTTACCGATCACCTCGGCAAGAAGATTCAGCTCGTTGGCGACGACCTCTTTGTTACCAACACCGAGCGCCTGAAGAAGGGCATCGAGCTTCACGCCGGCAACTCCATCCTCATCAAGGTTAACCAGATTGGTACCTTGACTGAGTCCCTTGAAGCTATCGAGATGGCTAAGCGCGCCGGTTACACCGCCGTTGTTTCCCACCGCTCCGGTGAGACCGAGGACACCACCATTGCCGACCTTGTTGTCGCCACCAACGCCGGTCAGATTAAGACCGGTGCTCCCGCCCGTACCGAGCGTGTCGCTAAGTACAACCAACTGCTTCGCATTGAGGATGACCTCGGTGACGGCGCTGAGTACCTTGGCATTGACGCTTTCTACAACCTTCGCTAG
- a CDS encoding cupin domain-containing protein — translation MSELSEHTQPGVMKNINAKEVMVLKDQVACLNGQVISKTLAQNDHVSVTLFAMSTGEEIASHRAGGDAFVTTLEGKVEITIDSDTFILEAGNSIVMPLGHPHALKALEDFKMLLVIVYPEDPKK, via the coding sequence ATGTCAGAACTATCAGAACACACGCAGCCCGGCGTTATGAAAAATATTAACGCTAAGGAAGTGATGGTACTAAAAGATCAGGTAGCATGCCTGAACGGTCAGGTCATCAGTAAGACGCTTGCGCAGAACGATCATGTCAGCGTCACGCTGTTTGCCATGAGCACCGGAGAAGAAATCGCGAGCCACCGCGCCGGCGGCGACGCTTTTGTCACAACGCTTGAAGGCAAGGTTGAAATCACTATTGACAGCGATACCTTTATCCTCGAAGCGGGCAATTCCATTGTCATGCCGCTTGGCCACCCGCATGCCTTAAAGGCTCTTGAAGACTTCAAAATGCTGCTCGTTATTGTGTATCCGGAAGATCCTAAAAAATAA
- a CDS encoding ATP-binding domain-containing protein: MDEIHQQEQAHLSKIYATLLEICTNLETTLNTTQKDAARDLRQMSEEIRPDFGGADETIETLAAIETLNSVIDTYNQYHDFTVEKLGRVELLLRQPYFAKVRLKMRSGRPSRDVYIGAAGMTDEERNPLIVDWRSPVAETYYSQETGQTSYEVNGKKRTVELELRRQFDITRDKLNMYFDTTVAIEDSLLLSALRRHHTEKLQAITATIQREQNTVVRHADVPVLLVNGIAGSGKTSVLLQRIAYLLYRERKTLRADQVRLFTPNDVFSRYIDTVLPSMGESNPQVTTWDEFLSSLGLADHASGAHDDPALLTQLEKGVKDLTLEESDFRGISVNEQQLIKAAQVASAVRKFSKFPVGPRLIALVKDELHTRLERRLGQMARNDSLQEEMLELDIEDQVRIFGHSVNPSSEDEVLAATRAYLDYRFAGAHDKIESATWLRIDRIGMRILDTQALSGAEWVYLRLLIAGPSTSDTRFVMIDEVQDYSTTQLTVLTRYFSRAHFLLLGDAHQAIHKGSVTFDQIRDIFAATHGNVEECLLMTSYRSSPEITELFTSLLPKHERRQTTSVHREGTLPVFYEVVANGTKDAAGGAEAVFDGNAGTATNGAEDVRERYLETLRSALVQASGTDGLTAVIVQDKQRVSWLAKQLNGAQLSSENNGEPARKGGMQSDDTALAHVITSQDALPAKGVILLDLALAKGLEFDQVIIADAQAEVYGDDELSRRRLYTAISRAMHRVTIISQGPMTPLLTSYLREHHVGM; the protein is encoded by the coding sequence CTATAACCAGTACCACGATTTCACTGTCGAGAAACTCGGCCGTGTTGAATTGCTGCTCAGGCAGCCTTACTTTGCAAAAGTCCGTCTTAAAATGCGGAGCGGTCGTCCTTCTCGCGACGTATATATCGGCGCCGCAGGCATGACCGATGAAGAGCGAAATCCCTTAATCGTGGACTGGCGAAGCCCTGTAGCCGAAACGTATTACAGCCAGGAAACCGGTCAGACTTCCTACGAAGTCAACGGCAAAAAGCGCACCGTTGAGCTGGAGCTACGTCGCCAGTTTGATATTACGCGCGATAAGCTCAACATGTATTTTGATACCACCGTAGCTATCGAGGACTCGCTGCTTCTGTCCGCGCTCCGCCGTCATCATACGGAGAAGTTGCAGGCTATCACGGCAACTATCCAGCGCGAACAAAACACGGTGGTCCGCCACGCCGATGTGCCGGTACTGCTTGTCAACGGCATCGCGGGCTCCGGAAAAACATCAGTCCTTCTGCAGCGTATTGCCTACCTTCTATACCGGGAACGAAAAACTCTTCGCGCCGACCAGGTACGTCTTTTTACTCCCAATGACGTCTTCAGCCGCTACATAGACACGGTGCTGCCAAGCATGGGAGAGTCGAACCCACAGGTTACTACCTGGGATGAATTTCTCAGCAGCCTTGGCCTTGCAGATCACGCGTCGGGCGCACATGACGACCCTGCTCTACTTACACAGCTTGAGAAAGGCGTCAAGGATCTTACGCTTGAGGAGAGTGATTTTCGAGGCATATCCGTCAATGAGCAGCAACTCATTAAAGCGGCACAGGTAGCAAGCGCTGTAAGAAAGTTTTCAAAATTCCCTGTCGGCCCGCGCCTCATTGCCCTTGTCAAAGATGAACTTCACACGCGCCTTGAGCGCCGCCTGGGACAGATGGCTCGCAATGACAGCCTGCAGGAAGAAATGCTTGAACTTGACATCGAGGATCAGGTACGCATATTCGGACACTCCGTCAATCCCTCAAGTGAAGACGAGGTCCTTGCCGCTACGCGCGCGTATCTTGATTACCGTTTTGCCGGCGCTCACGATAAGATTGAATCCGCGACATGGCTGCGGATTGACCGCATCGGCATGCGCATCTTAGACACCCAAGCTTTGAGCGGCGCCGAATGGGTCTATCTGCGTCTCCTGATAGCAGGACCAAGTACCTCCGATACGCGCTTTGTCATGATTGACGAAGTGCAGGATTATTCCACCACACAACTGACGGTGCTGACGCGGTACTTCTCGCGCGCGCATTTTTTGCTCCTCGGCGACGCGCATCAGGCCATCCATAAGGGCTCGGTGACCTTCGATCAGATCCGCGATATCTTTGCTGCAACTCACGGCAACGTCGAAGAGTGTCTGCTTATGACCAGCTACCGCTCCTCGCCTGAAATCACCGAACTCTTTACCTCATTGCTCCCAAAACACGAGCGCAGGCAAACCACTTCCGTTCATCGGGAAGGAACGCTCCCTGTTTTCTATGAAGTGGTTGCCAACGGCACGAAAGACGCTGCCGGCGGTGCGGAGGCTGTTTTCGACGGCAACGCAGGAACCGCCACGAACGGCGCGGAAGATGTGCGTGAACGCTATCTTGAGACGCTGCGCTCAGCGCTTGTTCAAGCCTCCGGCACAGACGGCCTGACAGCCGTTATTGTCCAGGACAAACAACGTGTCAGCTGGCTTGCCAAGCAGCTTAACGGCGCGCAGCTCTCCAGCGAGAACAACGGTGAACCCGCACGCAAGGGCGGCATGCAATCTGACGATACGGCGCTCGCACACGTCATAACATCGCAAGACGCGCTGCCTGCAAAAGGAGTCATTCTTCTTGATCTTGCCCTCGCGAAAGGCCTTGAGTTTGACCAGGTTATTATCGCTGACGCGCAGGCGGAAGTATATGGAGACGACGAGCTTTCCAGGCGCAGACTTTACACGGCGATTTCGCGCGCTATGCACCGCGTGACTATAATCTCGCAAGGTCCCATGACGCCCCTTTTGACCTCCTATCTGAGAGAGCATCACGTTGGCATGTAG